The following coding sequences are from one Aethina tumida isolate Nest 87 chromosome 2, icAetTumi1.1, whole genome shotgun sequence window:
- the LOC109606602 gene encoding TATA element modulatory factor-like translates to MSWFDAAGLASMAKTALKEAQKTIDKALDIKEDPNAASISTPIDTNPDDFFGTWGITESGNFKNERRNTEDTIKQGKLSTSLWGSFTGSFFETAEAAKTQKSTSIDSLDDSLDMGTEHFSSSKLVVHQSDEGDGQTTRLSISEGDDCRNTETYASEGTGTEPLIEINLDSEPSHHSQTNHLVVKRREKPPSSYINRLSAISTESGKNSSESLDIITPSTECTTSPESDVLSVTNSLSTSSSAIDSKQISESVEVVPESLTSPSSVEVIGTESSSRRESQQNTDDFVSPIESPWEKSSSISEKISPESVEVIPDDLDENSVAEDTMSYTSISESTSATVLDSAFNIYMKPQMMLKDTYMRQEVMAESAGDSGSPDKIFNVSEAITRAPSRSTMHLPLAQVKHVLIDTQPQSSNQDIPDILKKSNIIDIPQDNDSLKSLTVESQMDTSTDEGSQSDKTMMASDIMESSSDTTTTEASSNSSYLKNMLADAMTEKISDKSAQFADVPLEVGKEDSFSMSQLEMPPRENSPISSESRSDLVKIGSDYTSGHTSGDELETTTSSDIEIISSPNGDSSSTQSRQSPAKQTGHKIKHEDSTVDTLLSKMTMKKAKGHNRELSEASSISDDSHSSEVERLIKRISEMTDILESRESKLIDFNRRNAELQDINKDLRAQLDAILSKQLESAEISQVTEEYTQRLSALEKKFQQAIREKDSLRKQLEHSKQDAATRMSKGELETLINEKDETIKELREEGEKLSKQQLQHSNIIKKLRAKEKENESTMKHMKENIESLSNENDRMKKSLTAKEEVERSQIEAVHNLTAKNKKLETEMAKLQSQFDDLKEKYDTAKKSLDAAKKELQDKNKTSSELMAREKMLQNLESQKKMTESQNEEIMSQLENLRTKLRQSDQDFLKKEQILKAENNDLLQRLEEAEARNEELSQSILEVSKPLVRQLESLQATHNIKVASFESLEQELTMKISELKSKLVTATNTERSAKEENVKLKAKVADVEGQLSSVSHQHQLLQMKLDQQSSERQLSENELKREIGELKNQLKEQSQKLEDQLRDINSLQQQLKIEKETNELERKRKIITQEDNNDPPRISGDRSSPQTGSNSPTLSLGKVSVADSLSSSFWSQDEPFDISQTPRYTNMFEMQMLQTNLKQKDGELQQLQWELNRREQERSLLNSEISTLLTKVEGLENSVSELNVVKVQFDELQQQYDTLCQLYGEKVEENEELKLDLQDVKEMYKAQIDELLKQQKQQK, encoded by the exons ATGAGTTGGTTTGATGCAGCAGGTTTAGCTAGTATGGCTAAAACAGCCTTAAAAGAAGCTCAAAAGACGATAGATAAAGCCTTAGATATCAAGGAGGATCCAAACGCCGCCTCTATCAGCACACCCATTGACACAAACCCGGATGACTTCTTTGGTACATGGGGTATCACTGAATCTGggaatttcaaaaatgaaagGAGAAATACAGAGGACACTATAAAACAGGGAAAACTTTCAACTAGTTTATGGGGCTCCTTCACAGGGTCATTCTTTGAAACAGCAGAAGCTGCAAAAACACAGAAGTCCACTTCTATTGATAGTCTGGATGATTCATTAGATATGGGAACAGAGCACTTCAGTTCTAGTAAATTAGTTGTACATCAGAGTGATGAAGGTGATGGACAAACTACTAGATTATCTATCAGTGAAGGGGATGATTGTAGAAATACAGAGACCTATGCAAGTGAAGGAACGGGAACAGAGCCACTGATTGAGATTAATTTAG attctGAACCAAGTCATCATTCACAAACAAATCATTTAGTTGTTAAAAGAAGAGAGAAACCACCCAGTTCTTATATTAACAGATTATCTGCAATCAGCACAGAAAGTGGAAAAAACAGTTCTGAAAGTTTGGATATTATTACACCTAGTACTGAATGCACTACAAGTCCTGAGAGTGATGTACTTTCTGTGACCAACTCTTTGTCAACATCTAGTTCAGCAATAG attctaAGCAAATATCTGAATCAGTGGAAGTGGTACCAGAAAGTTTGACAAGTCCTAGTTCAGTTGAAGTTATTGGAACTGAAAGTAGTAGCAGAAGGGAGTCACAACAAAACACCGACGATTTTGTTTCACCTATTGAATCTCCTTGGGAAAAATCTag TTCCATAAGTGAAAAAATTTCGCCGGAAAGTGTGGAAGTGATCCCGGATGATCTCGACGAGAACAGCGTGGCCGAAGATACAATGTCCTATACATCAATTTCGGAGAGCACGTCGGCCACAGTCTTGGACTCTGCCTTCAACATTTACATGAAACCCCAGATGATGTTAAAGGACACATACATGCGCCAGGAGGTGATGGCCGAAAGTGCCGGCGATTCTGGCAGTCCCGACAAGATTTTCAACGTGTCGGAGGCGATAACTCGTGCCCCTAGTCGCAGCACCATGCATCTTCCTCTCGCGCAAGTCAAACACGTGCTAATCGACACACAGCCCCAAAGCAGTAATCAGGACATACCtgatattcttaaaaaatcgaACATCATCGACATTCCGCAGGACAATGATAGTTTAAAGAGTTTGACTGTAGAAAGTCAAATGGACACGTCGACTGACGAGGGTTCTCAGTCGGATAAAACGATGATGGCGAGTGACATCATGGAAAGCAGCAGCGATACCACCACCACAGAAGCTAGCAGCAATTCTTCATACTTAAAAAACATGCTAGCTGATGCCATGACGGAGAAGATCAGCGACAAATCCGCACAGTTTGCTGACGTGCCTTTAG agGTGGGGAAAGAGGACAGCTTCAGCATGTCCCAACTGGAGATGCCGCCCCGAGAAAATTCCCCAATTAGTTCGGAAAGCAGATCAGACCTGGTAAAAATCGGTTCTGATTACACTTCTGGACATACTTCTGGCGACGAACTTGAAACGACCACATCCTCGGACATTGAAATCATATCAAGTCCTAACGGCGATTCCAGTTCGACACAGAGTCGACAAAGCCCCGCCAAACAAACCGGCCACAAAATCAAGCACGAAGACAGCACGGTCGACACGTTACTGTCGAAAATGACAATGAAGAAAGCCAAGGGTCACAACCGAGAGCTGTCCGAAGCTTCAAGCATAAGCGACGATTCGCACTCTTCGGAAGTGGAGAGGTTGATCAAACGCATTTCCGAAATGACCGACATACTTGAGTCGCGTGAATCGAAACTTATAGATTTTAACAGGAGGAACGCAGAGCTGCAGGATATTAACAAAGATTTGAGGGCACAGCTAGATGCAATATTGTCCAAACAGTTGGAATCGGCAGAGATTTCGCAGGTCACCGAAGAGTACACGCAAAGGTTGTCGGCTTTGGAGAAGAAATTCCAACAGGCGATTAGAGAGAAAGATAGTCTGAGAAAGCAGCTAGAACACAGCAAACAAGACGCAGCCACTCGCATGAGTAAGGGCGAACTCGAAACGTTGATAAACGAAAAGGACGAAACTATAAAAGAACTGAGGGAGGAAGGGGAAAAACTATCCAAACAACAGCTACAACATTCtaatataatcaaaaagtTGCGGGCCAAGGAGAAAGAGAACGAATCCACCATGAAGCACATGAA AGAGAACATCGAAAGCCTTTCGAACGAAAACGACCGTATGAAAAAGTCCCTGACAGCCAAAGAAGAAGTGGAAAGGTCGCAGATAGAAGCCGTGCACAATTTAACGGCGAAAAACAAGAAACTGGAAACGGAAATGGCGAAACTGCAGAGCCAATTCGACGATTTGAAGGAGAAATACGACACAGCGAAAAAGTCATTGGACGCCGCCAAAAAGGAATTGCAggacaaaaacaaaacgaGTTCGGAACTGATGGCGAGAGAGAAAATGCTCCAGAATCTAGAAagtcaaaaaaaaatgacCGAATCACAAAACGAAGAA ATTATGTCGCAACTGGAAAATTTACGAACAAAACTCAGACAGTCTGATCAAGACTTTTTGAAGAAGGAGCAAATTCTAAAGGCAGAGAACAACGATTTGCTGCAGAGATTGGAGGAGGCAGAAGCCAGAAATGAGGAATTGTCTCAATCGATTTTGGAAGTCAGTAAACCTTTGGTTCGCCAACTAGAATCCTTACAAGCCACACACAACATTAAAGTCGCCAGTTTTGAAAGTTTGGAACAAGAACTTACCATGAAAATTA gtgaattaaaaagtaaactaGTCACGGCAACTAATACAGAGCGATCAGCAAAGGAAGaaaacgtaaaattaaaagcaaaagTCGCTGATGTTGAAGGACAGTTGAGTTCAGTAAGCCATCAACATCAATTGTTGCAGATGAAGTTGGACCAACAAAGTTCAGAACGGCAACTCAGCGAGAACGAGCTTAAAAG GGAAATTGGCgaattaaagaatcaactgAAAGAACAAAGTCAAAAACTAGAAGATCAATTACGTGACATAAATTCCCTACAGCAACAATTGAAGATCGAAAAAGAAACGAACGAGCTGGAGAGAAAAcggaaaattataacacaa GAGGACAATAATGATCCACCTCGAATTTCCGGTGATCGATCGTCTCCACAAACAGGCAGCAATTCGCCCACGTTAAGCTTAGGCAAAGTTTCTGTAGCTGATTCGTTATCGAGTTCGTTTTGGTCACAG GATGAACCGTTCGATATATCACAAACTCCAAGGTATACAAACATGTTTGAGATGCAAATGCTTCAAACGAACTTGAAGCAAAAAGATGGCGAGTTACAACAATTGCAATGGGAATTGAACAGGCGAGAGCAAGAGAGGTCTCTCCTGAATTCCGAAATATCCACTCTGTTGACCAAGGTGGAAGGTCTTGAGAACAGTGTTTCAGAATTGAATGTGGTTAAGGTACAATTTGATGAATTGCAACAACAGTATGATACACTTTGTCAGTTGTATGGGGAAAAAGTGGAGGAAAATGAGGAGCTAAAACTAGATTTACAAGATGTTAAAGAAATGTATAAAGCCCAAATAGATGAGTTATTAAAGCAACAGAAACAacaaaagtaa
- the LOC109606404 gene encoding uncharacterized Golgi apparatus membrane protein-like protein CG5021 isoform X2, whose amino-acid sequence MSSATMPLLDDDTIAFGEEDNIATNKGSLTHPYVTFFHLAFRGASVVVYMLCGWFSNSFIASFVTVVLLLSMDFWTVKNITGRLMVGLRWWNYIDDDGVSHWVFESRKNRINDREATIFWTALVLTPFFWGIFFIIALFGLKLEWLLLVMIALVLNGANLYGYIKCKVGNKDSLSTVTSDFLKKQVLQNAVSMVTRQATAPASNPLSQPSNTV is encoded by the exons ATGTCGTCAGCTACg ATGCCTTTGTTAGATGACGATACGATAGCCTTCGGCGAGGAGGACAATATCGCCACAAATAAAGGTTCCTTAAC ACATCCATACGTAACGTTTTTCCATTTAGCGTTTAGAGGGGCCTCTGTAGTAGTATATATGTTATGTGGATGGTTCAGCAACAGCTTCATAGCCAGTTTTGTGACAGTAGTTTTGTTATTATCCATGGATTTTTGgacagtaaaaaatattactggcAGATTAATGGTTGGCCTGAGGTGGTGGAACTATATAGATGATGATGGTGTTTCCCACTGGGTCTTTGAATCTAGAaag AATCGGATAAATGATAGAGAAGCAACCATATTTTGGACAGCACTTGTTTTAACACCTTTCTTCTGGggaatattctttataattgcCCTTTTTGGATTGAAATTAGAGTGGCTG CTTTTGGTAATGATTGCTCTGGTTTTAAATGGGGCAAACTTGTATGGATACATCAAATGTAAGGTTGGAAACAAGGATAGTTTGAGTACAGTAACGTCAGATTTTCTTAAGAAACAAGTATTACAAAACGCGGTTTCAATGGTGACGCGGCAAGCTACAGCTCCTGCTTCAAATCCTCTAAGTCAACCATCCAATACTGTTTAA
- the LOC109606404 gene encoding uncharacterized Golgi apparatus membrane protein-like protein CG5021 isoform X1 — protein MSSATMPLLDDDTIAFGEEDNIATNKGSLTHPYVTFFHLAFRGASVVVYMLCGWFSNSFIASFVTVVLLLSMDFWTVKNITGRLMVGLRWWNYIDDDGVSHWVFESRKGPIQNRINDREATIFWTALVLTPFFWGIFFIIALFGLKLEWLLLVMIALVLNGANLYGYIKCKVGNKDSLSTVTSDFLKKQVLQNAVSMVTRQATAPASNPLSQPSNTV, from the exons ATGTCGTCAGCTACg ATGCCTTTGTTAGATGACGATACGATAGCCTTCGGCGAGGAGGACAATATCGCCACAAATAAAGGTTCCTTAAC ACATCCATACGTAACGTTTTTCCATTTAGCGTTTAGAGGGGCCTCTGTAGTAGTATATATGTTATGTGGATGGTTCAGCAACAGCTTCATAGCCAGTTTTGTGACAGTAGTTTTGTTATTATCCATGGATTTTTGgacagtaaaaaatattactggcAGATTAATGGTTGGCCTGAGGTGGTGGAACTATATAGATGATGATGGTGTTTCCCACTGGGTCTTTGAATCTAGAaag GGTCCAATTCAGAATCGGATAAATGATAGAGAAGCAACCATATTTTGGACAGCACTTGTTTTAACACCTTTCTTCTGGggaatattctttataattgcCCTTTTTGGATTGAAATTAGAGTGGCTG CTTTTGGTAATGATTGCTCTGGTTTTAAATGGGGCAAACTTGTATGGATACATCAAATGTAAGGTTGGAAACAAGGATAGTTTGAGTACAGTAACGTCAGATTTTCTTAAGAAACAAGTATTACAAAACGCGGTTTCAATGGTGACGCGGCAAGCTACAGCTCCTGCTTCAAATCCTCTAAGTCAACCATCCAATACTGTTTAA
- the LOC126264509 gene encoding uncharacterized protein LOC126264509 isoform X2, with protein sequence MSLEICHVKLLPLFFIVLKIILVQSIHSAEFRDSAESNRRIPYENALGESKKPSVKNFDSRARNELVRDPNLVRVQEVLNQFFFSQDLGRGKRDNKGKKRVKLSHDADEWENWNEWTPCSVTCGRGRKIRWRHCLQGCDGVETEMQEKTCQLPDCVRGIFSVL encoded by the exons ATGTCACTCGAAATTTGTCATGTTAAGTTGTTACCATTATTCTTTattgtattgaaaataatctTAGTACAAAGCATACATAGTGCAGAATTCAGGGACTCTGCTGAGTCAAATAGAAGGATTCCATATGAAAATGCCTTGGGTGAATCAAAAAAACCTAGTGTAAAGAACTTT GATTCTCGTGCTAGGAACGAATTAGTTCGAGATCCTAACTTGGTACGAGTTCAAGAAGTGTTGAATCAGTTTTTCTTTTCTCAAGACCTAGGCAGAG gtAAACGAGATAACAAAGGTAAGAAACGCGTAAAGCTTAGCCATGACGCTGATGAATGGGAAAACTGGAACGAATGGACTCCGTGCAGTGTAACGTGCGGAAGGGGAAGGAAAATTCGATGGCGTCACTGTTTGCAAGGTTGTGACGGTGTCGAGACCGAAATGCAGGAGAAAACTTGTCAGCTTCCCGATTGTGTTCGAGGAATTTTCTCCGTTTTGTAA
- the LOC126264509 gene encoding uncharacterized protein LOC126264509 isoform X1 — MSLEICHVKLLPLFFIVLKIILVQSIHSAEFRDSAESNRRIPYENALGESKKPSVKNFVSNKDDVYNTALFIERLYKDSRARNELVRDPNLVRVQEVLNQFFFSQDLGRGKRDNKGKKRVKLSHDADEWENWNEWTPCSVTCGRGRKIRWRHCLQGCDGVETEMQEKTCQLPDCVRGIFSVL; from the exons ATGTCACTCGAAATTTGTCATGTTAAGTTGTTACCATTATTCTTTattgtattgaaaataatctTAGTACAAAGCATACATAGTGCAGAATTCAGGGACTCTGCTGAGTCAAATAGAAGGATTCCATATGAAAATGCCTTGGGTGAATCAAAAAAACCTAGTGTAAAGAACTTTGTAAGCAATAAAGATGATGTTTATAACACCGCATTATTTATCGAACGTCTTTACAAGGATTCTCGTGCTAGGAACGAATTAGTTCGAGATCCTAACTTGGTACGAGTTCAAGAAGTGTTGAATCAGTTTTTCTTTTCTCAAGACCTAGGCAGAG gtAAACGAGATAACAAAGGTAAGAAACGCGTAAAGCTTAGCCATGACGCTGATGAATGGGAAAACTGGAACGAATGGACTCCGTGCAGTGTAACGTGCGGAAGGGGAAGGAAAATTCGATGGCGTCACTGTTTGCAAGGTTGTGACGGTGTCGAGACCGAAATGCAGGAGAAAACTTGTCAGCTTCCCGATTGTGTTCGAGGAATTTTCTCCGTTTTGTAA